A window of Polyodon spathula isolate WHYD16114869_AA chromosome 22, ASM1765450v1, whole genome shotgun sequence contains these coding sequences:
- the LOC121297436 gene encoding leukocyte cell-derived chemotaxin-2-like isoform X1 yields MYQLLWNIGGYHIEMLLKTLFICALLILGHASEKKQGKKGKGDSACTKIGGICQRTTYLCPGRYLQGKCGGPSARQCCLQDSGAWDSLCAGQVSNRVRGCDKFGCGGFNAKRGSQIHKGVDVVCDDYSIVYAPFTGTLMGQAQPYGDASTVDDGVKLSNSAYCVKIFHIRPYRYSGPISKGDKLGYLLPMQEQYSGVTSHLHLQMCDKSDPSPYI; encoded by the exons ATGTATCAATTGCTGTGGAATATTGGAG GTTACCATATCGAAATGTTGCTTAAGACACTTTTCATCTGTGCTCTGCTTATACTTG GTCAtgccagtgaaaaaaaacaagggaaaaagGGAAAAGGTGATTCTGCCTGTACCAAAATAGGAGGCATATGTCAACGTACCACATATTTATGCCCAGGAAGATATTTACAGGGTAAATGTGGAGGGCCTTCTGCACGGCAATGCTGCTTACAAG ATTCAGGAGCATGGGACAGCCTGTGTGCTGGTCAGGTTTCCAATAGAGTGAGAGGCTGTGATAAATTTGGCTGCGGAGGATTCAACGCTAAGAG GGGTAGTCAGATCCATAAAGGCGTTGACGTGGTGTGTGACGATTACTCCATCGTGTATGCTCCCTTCACTGGAACTCTAATGGGACAGGCACAGCCCTATGGGGATGCAAGCACTGTTGATGATGGTGTTAAACTCTCTAACTCAG CTTACTGTGTGAAGATCTTCCATATCCGCCCCTACCGGTACAGTGGACCAATCTCGAAAGGCGACAAACTGGGATACCTGCTCCCAATGCAGGAACAATATTCGGGTGTCACCTCTCACCTTCATCTCCAAATGTGTGACAAGTCTGACCCCTCTCCTTACATTTAA
- the LOC121296828 gene encoding F-box/LRR-repeat protein 3-like isoform X1 produces the protein MAAVPVSSVHCTSFTNCATPCRMKRGRLSINPESQGLSASEKGNKKHRSGSASFFKSMAYRQNATEDWGNLPHHVVLLVFQHLSLVDRARASSVCRRWNEVFHIPDLWRRFEFELNQPATSYLKSTHPELIQQIIKKHAQHLQYVSFKVDSCTESAEAACDILSQLVNCTIKTLGLISTARPSFMNVAKSHFVSALTVVFVNSKSLSSIKIDDTPVDDPSLKVLVANNSDTLKLLKMSSCPHVSPAGILCVADQCHGLRELALNYYLLSDELLLALSTEKHVLLEHLRIDVVSENPGQTQFHSIKKSSWDALVQHSPTVSIVMYFYLYEEEFEPFFREETPVTHLYFGQAVSKEMLGRIGLNCPRLVELVVCANGLQPLDDELIRIADRCKNLTAIGLGECEVTCSGFLEFVKRCGGRLSELSIMEEVLIPDSKYSMEQIHYEVSKHLGRMWFPDMMPTW, from the exons ATGGCTGCTGTTCCTGTCTCATCAGTTCACTGTACCAGTTTTACTAACTGCGCAACGCCGTGCAG AATGAAGCGAGGCAGACTAAGCATCAACCCTGAGAGTCAAGGTCTTTCTGCCTCGGAGAAAGGGAACAAGAAGCACAGATCTGGTTCTGCCTCTTTCTTTAAGAGCATGGCCTACAGGCAGAATGCCACGGAAGACTGGGGGAACCTGCCTCATCATGTGGTGCTGCTGGTGTTCCAGCACTTGTCCCTGGTGGACCGCGCCCGGGCCTCCTCTGTGTGCAGGAGGTGGAACGAAGTCTTCCACATCCCTGACCTCTGGAGGAGATTTGAATTCGAACTGAACCAGCCAGCCACTTCGTACCTGAAATCCACTCACCCCGAGCTGATCCAGCAGATTATAAAGAAGCACGCTCAACACCTGCAGTACGTCAGCTTCAAG GTGGATAGTTGCACAGAATCTGCTGAGGCTGCCTGTGACATTCTTTCACAGTTGGTAAACTGCACAATCAAGACACTGGGGCTGATCTCCACAGCAAGACCTAGCTTCATGAATGTTGCAAAG TCCCATTTTGTCTCTGCTCTCACTGTGGTGTTTGTGAACTCGAAATCACTCTCGTCCATAAAGATTGATGACACTCCTGTAGATGATCCGTCTCTAAAAGTGCTTGTCGCTAACAACAGCGATACTCTTAAACTTCTCAAGATGAGCAGCTGCCCTCATGTTTCCCCTGCTG GGATTCTGTGTGTGGCTGATCAGTGTCACGGTCTTCGGGAACTCGCTTTGAATTATTACTTGCTGAGTGATGAGCTGCTCTTGGCCCTGTCCACTGAGAAGCACGTGCTCCTGGAACACCTACGCATTGATGTTGTGAGCGAGAACCCTGGGCAGACCCAGTTCCACTCCATCAAGAAGAGCAGCTGGGATGCTTTGGTGCAGCACTCCCCCACGGTCAGCATCGTCATGTACTTCTACCTGTACGAGGAGGAGTTCGAGCCCTTCTTCCGCGAGGAAACCCCTGTGACGCACCTCTATTTTGGGCAGGCTGTCAGCAAAGAGATGCTTGGTCGCATAGGACTGAACTGCCCCAGGTTGGTTGAGCTGGTAGTTTGCGCCAACGGCCTCCAGCCCTTGGATGATGAGCTCATCCGTATTGCTGATCGCTGCAAGAATCTGACAGCTATCGGCCTCGGGGAATGCGAGGTGACTTGCAGTGGCTTCCTTGAGTTTGTGAAGAGGTGTGGTGGACGGCTCAGCGAGCTGTCCATAATGGAGGAGGTGCTGATTCCAGATAGCAAGTACAGCATGGAGCAGATTCACTATGAGGTTTCGAAACACCTGGGAAGGATGTGGTTTCCAGACATGATGCCCACATGGTAA
- the LOC121296828 gene encoding F-box/LRR-repeat protein 3-like isoform X2 — protein sequence MKRGRLSINPESQGLSASEKGNKKHRSGSASFFKSMAYRQNATEDWGNLPHHVVLLVFQHLSLVDRARASSVCRRWNEVFHIPDLWRRFEFELNQPATSYLKSTHPELIQQIIKKHAQHLQYVSFKVDSCTESAEAACDILSQLVNCTIKTLGLISTARPSFMNVAKSHFVSALTVVFVNSKSLSSIKIDDTPVDDPSLKVLVANNSDTLKLLKMSSCPHVSPAGILCVADQCHGLRELALNYYLLSDELLLALSTEKHVLLEHLRIDVVSENPGQTQFHSIKKSSWDALVQHSPTVSIVMYFYLYEEEFEPFFREETPVTHLYFGQAVSKEMLGRIGLNCPRLVELVVCANGLQPLDDELIRIADRCKNLTAIGLGECEVTCSGFLEFVKRCGGRLSELSIMEEVLIPDSKYSMEQIHYEVSKHLGRMWFPDMMPTW from the exons ATGAAGCGAGGCAGACTAAGCATCAACCCTGAGAGTCAAGGTCTTTCTGCCTCGGAGAAAGGGAACAAGAAGCACAGATCTGGTTCTGCCTCTTTCTTTAAGAGCATGGCCTACAGGCAGAATGCCACGGAAGACTGGGGGAACCTGCCTCATCATGTGGTGCTGCTGGTGTTCCAGCACTTGTCCCTGGTGGACCGCGCCCGGGCCTCCTCTGTGTGCAGGAGGTGGAACGAAGTCTTCCACATCCCTGACCTCTGGAGGAGATTTGAATTCGAACTGAACCAGCCAGCCACTTCGTACCTGAAATCCACTCACCCCGAGCTGATCCAGCAGATTATAAAGAAGCACGCTCAACACCTGCAGTACGTCAGCTTCAAG GTGGATAGTTGCACAGAATCTGCTGAGGCTGCCTGTGACATTCTTTCACAGTTGGTAAACTGCACAATCAAGACACTGGGGCTGATCTCCACAGCAAGACCTAGCTTCATGAATGTTGCAAAG TCCCATTTTGTCTCTGCTCTCACTGTGGTGTTTGTGAACTCGAAATCACTCTCGTCCATAAAGATTGATGACACTCCTGTAGATGATCCGTCTCTAAAAGTGCTTGTCGCTAACAACAGCGATACTCTTAAACTTCTCAAGATGAGCAGCTGCCCTCATGTTTCCCCTGCTG GGATTCTGTGTGTGGCTGATCAGTGTCACGGTCTTCGGGAACTCGCTTTGAATTATTACTTGCTGAGTGATGAGCTGCTCTTGGCCCTGTCCACTGAGAAGCACGTGCTCCTGGAACACCTACGCATTGATGTTGTGAGCGAGAACCCTGGGCAGACCCAGTTCCACTCCATCAAGAAGAGCAGCTGGGATGCTTTGGTGCAGCACTCCCCCACGGTCAGCATCGTCATGTACTTCTACCTGTACGAGGAGGAGTTCGAGCCCTTCTTCCGCGAGGAAACCCCTGTGACGCACCTCTATTTTGGGCAGGCTGTCAGCAAAGAGATGCTTGGTCGCATAGGACTGAACTGCCCCAGGTTGGTTGAGCTGGTAGTTTGCGCCAACGGCCTCCAGCCCTTGGATGATGAGCTCATCCGTATTGCTGATCGCTGCAAGAATCTGACAGCTATCGGCCTCGGGGAATGCGAGGTGACTTGCAGTGGCTTCCTTGAGTTTGTGAAGAGGTGTGGTGGACGGCTCAGCGAGCTGTCCATAATGGAGGAGGTGCTGATTCCAGATAGCAAGTACAGCATGGAGCAGATTCACTATGAGGTTTCGAAACACCTGGGAAGGATGTGGTTTCCAGACATGATGCCCACATGGTAA
- the LOC121297436 gene encoding leukocyte cell-derived chemotaxin-2-like isoform X2 → MLLKTLFICALLILGHASEKKQGKKGKGDSACTKIGGICQRTTYLCPGRYLQGKCGGPSARQCCLQDSGAWDSLCAGQVSNRVRGCDKFGCGGFNAKRGSQIHKGVDVVCDDYSIVYAPFTGTLMGQAQPYGDASTVDDGVKLSNSAYCVKIFHIRPYRYSGPISKGDKLGYLLPMQEQYSGVTSHLHLQMCDKSDPSPYI, encoded by the exons ATGTTGCTTAAGACACTTTTCATCTGTGCTCTGCTTATACTTG GTCAtgccagtgaaaaaaaacaagggaaaaagGGAAAAGGTGATTCTGCCTGTACCAAAATAGGAGGCATATGTCAACGTACCACATATTTATGCCCAGGAAGATATTTACAGGGTAAATGTGGAGGGCCTTCTGCACGGCAATGCTGCTTACAAG ATTCAGGAGCATGGGACAGCCTGTGTGCTGGTCAGGTTTCCAATAGAGTGAGAGGCTGTGATAAATTTGGCTGCGGAGGATTCAACGCTAAGAG GGGTAGTCAGATCCATAAAGGCGTTGACGTGGTGTGTGACGATTACTCCATCGTGTATGCTCCCTTCACTGGAACTCTAATGGGACAGGCACAGCCCTATGGGGATGCAAGCACTGTTGATGATGGTGTTAAACTCTCTAACTCAG CTTACTGTGTGAAGATCTTCCATATCCGCCCCTACCGGTACAGTGGACCAATCTCGAAAGGCGACAAACTGGGATACCTGCTCCCAATGCAGGAACAATATTCGGGTGTCACCTCTCACCTTCATCTCCAAATGTGTGACAAGTCTGACCCCTCTCCTTACATTTAA